The following are encoded together in the Bradyrhizobium algeriense genome:
- the rnhA gene encoding ribonuclease HI, with protein MSELPHVTVFTDGACSGNPGPGGWGAILRFGDKEKELKGGEAHTTNNRMELMAAISALEALKKPCVVDLTTDSQYVRQGITGWIHGWKKNGWRTADKKPVKNVELWQRLDAALKPHQVRWHWIKGHAGHAENERADQLAREGVAMARLQERVGK; from the coding sequence TTGAGCGAACTGCCCCACGTGACGGTCTTCACCGATGGCGCCTGCTCGGGCAATCCCGGCCCCGGCGGCTGGGGCGCCATCCTGAGATTCGGCGACAAAGAGAAAGAACTGAAGGGCGGCGAGGCCCACACCACCAACAACCGCATGGAGCTGATGGCGGCGATCTCGGCGCTGGAAGCGCTGAAAAAGCCGTGCGTGGTCGACCTCACCACCGACAGCCAGTATGTGCGTCAGGGCATCACTGGCTGGATCCACGGCTGGAAGAAAAACGGCTGGCGCACCGCCGACAAGAAGCCGGTCAAGAATGTCGAACTATGGCAGCGGCTCGATGCCGCGCTGAAACCGCACCAGGTGCGCTGGCACTGGATCAAGGGCCATGCCGGCCACGCCGAAAACGAGCGCGCCGATCAATTGGCGCGTGAGGGCGTGGCGATGGCGCGGTTGCAGGAGAGGGTGGGGAAGTAG
- a CDS encoding homoserine kinase produces MAVYTDVAAEDLAEFLKGYDIGELLSYKGIAEGVENSNFLLHTSKGAFILTLYEKRVAVDDLPYFLSLMAHLAERGVRCPQPARNRKGEVYSELADRPAAIINFLEGVWPRRPNAAHCTGVGEALARMHVAGRDFPMFRKNPLSVEGWRPLFDLAAPRADSVAPGLQDFIARELDHLEACWPKDLPPGVIHADLFPDNVFFLGDKLSGLIDFPFSCNDMLAYDIAICLNAWCFEADHSFNVTKARALLNAYGRERQLSEAEQEALPLLARGAALRFLLTRLVDFLNVPPGALVKPKDPLEYVRKLRFHQNVASVRDYGLTQPGCVA; encoded by the coding sequence ATGGCGGTTTACACCGACGTCGCCGCCGAAGACCTCGCGGAGTTCCTTAAGGGCTACGACATCGGCGAGTTGCTCTCCTACAAGGGCATCGCCGAGGGCGTCGAGAATTCCAACTTCCTGCTGCATACCAGCAAGGGCGCGTTCATCCTCACGCTCTATGAAAAGCGCGTGGCGGTGGACGATTTGCCGTACTTCCTGTCGCTGATGGCGCATCTGGCCGAGCGCGGTGTGCGTTGCCCGCAGCCCGCCCGCAATCGCAAGGGCGAGGTCTATAGCGAGCTTGCGGACCGTCCCGCGGCGATCATCAACTTCCTCGAAGGCGTGTGGCCGCGGCGGCCCAACGCCGCGCATTGCACCGGCGTCGGCGAGGCGCTGGCCAGGATGCATGTGGCGGGACGGGACTTCCCGATGTTCCGCAAGAACCCGCTGTCGGTCGAGGGCTGGCGGCCGCTGTTCGATCTCGCCGCGCCGCGTGCCGATAGCGTCGCGCCCGGCTTGCAGGATTTCATCGCACGCGAGCTCGATCACCTCGAAGCGTGCTGGCCGAAAGACCTGCCGCCCGGCGTCATCCATGCCGATCTGTTTCCCGACAACGTGTTCTTCCTCGGCGATAAATTGTCGGGGCTGATCGACTTCCCGTTCTCCTGCAACGACATGCTGGCCTACGACATCGCGATCTGCCTGAACGCGTGGTGCTTCGAAGCGGATCATTCCTTCAACGTCACCAAGGCCCGCGCGTTGCTCAACGCCTATGGCCGCGAGCGCCAATTGTCTGAAGCCGAGCAGGAGGCGCTGCCGCTGCTGGCGCGCGGCGCGGCGCTGCGTTTCCTGCTGACGCGGCTGGTCGATTTCCTCAACGTGCCGCCGGGCGCGCTGGTCAAGCCCAAAGACCCGCTCGAATATGTCCGCAAGCTGCGCTTCCACCAGAACGTCGCGAGCGTGCGCGATTACGGCCTGACCCAGCCGGGATGCGTCGCTTGA
- the ispH gene encoding 4-hydroxy-3-methylbut-2-enyl diphosphate reductase: protein MPSVSTSAKPDLRIVLCSPRGFCAGVVRAIDTVERALAIYGAPVYVRHEIVHNRYVVDSLKTKGAIFVEELAEIPDNTNAPVVFSAHGVPKSVPADARARNFFSLDATCPLVTKVHREAAIHFKRGREILLIGHSHHPEVVGTLGQLPAGAVTLIETAEDAKTFTPKDPNNLAFVTQTTLSIDDTAEIVALLKERFPNINGPHKEDICYATTNRQLAVKKVAPVVDALIVVGAPNSSNSQRLREVAEREGCKIAILAQRASDLDWSRFEGIKSLGITAGASAPEVIVEEIMGAFAERFELHVETVSAAEENEFFPLPRSLRPEAAAE, encoded by the coding sequence ATGCCTTCTGTGTCAACGTCAGCGAAACCAGATCTCAGAATCGTGCTTTGTTCCCCCCGAGGCTTCTGCGCCGGGGTGGTGCGGGCCATCGATACCGTCGAACGGGCGCTCGCCATCTATGGCGCCCCGGTCTATGTCCGCCACGAGATCGTGCATAACCGCTACGTGGTCGACAGCCTGAAGACCAAGGGCGCGATCTTCGTCGAGGAACTCGCCGAAATTCCCGACAATACCAACGCCCCGGTGGTGTTCTCGGCCCACGGGGTTCCCAAATCGGTTCCGGCCGACGCCCGCGCCCGCAATTTCTTCTCGCTGGACGCGACCTGCCCGCTGGTCACGAAGGTGCACCGCGAGGCGGCGATTCATTTCAAGCGCGGCCGCGAAATCCTCCTGATCGGGCATTCCCACCACCCCGAGGTGGTCGGCACGCTCGGCCAGTTGCCGGCCGGCGCGGTGACGCTGATCGAGACCGCGGAAGACGCCAAGACGTTCACGCCGAAGGATCCCAACAACCTCGCCTTCGTGACCCAGACGACGCTGTCGATCGACGACACCGCCGAGATCGTGGCACTGCTCAAGGAGCGCTTCCCGAACATCAACGGGCCGCACAAGGAAGACATCTGCTACGCCACCACCAACCGCCAGCTCGCGGTCAAGAAGGTGGCGCCGGTGGTCGATGCGCTGATCGTGGTCGGCGCGCCGAACTCGTCGAACTCGCAGCGGCTGCGCGAGGTCGCCGAGCGCGAGGGCTGCAAGATTGCGATCCTGGCACAGCGTGCCTCGGATCTCGACTGGTCGCGGTTCGAGGGCATCAAGAGCCTCGGCATCACGGCGGGTGCATCCGCGCCGGAAGTGATCGTCGAGGAGATCATGGGCGCCTTCGCCGAGCGGTTCGAATTGCATGTGGAGACGGTGTCGGCCGCGGAGGAGAACGAGTTCTTCCCGCTGCCGCGTTCGCTGCGGCCCGAAGCTGCCGCCGAGTAG
- a CDS encoding DUF1013 domain-containing protein: protein MSNAPLMPKATAVWLVDNTALTFDQVADFTKMHPLEVRAIADGDAAQGIKGMDPISTGQLSRDEIEKGEKDPNYRLKLGESKVVLPPAAKKKGPRYTPVSRRHERPSAILWLVRNHPELKDAQIMRLVGTTKTTIASVRDRTHWNASTLTPMDPVTLGLCSQIELDFEVQRAAKEKPVPAAYGGATLLPASETTKKEPEFEPSEKTEDDLNVDAVFAKLKTIGGKKQDDEEE from the coding sequence ATGAGCAATGCACCGCTGATGCCAAAAGCGACTGCCGTGTGGCTGGTTGACAATACCGCGCTGACCTTCGACCAAGTGGCCGATTTCACCAAAATGCACCCCCTTGAGGTCCGTGCCATCGCCGATGGCGACGCCGCCCAGGGCATCAAGGGCATGGACCCGATTTCGACCGGCCAATTGTCCCGGGACGAGATCGAAAAGGGCGAAAAGGACCCGAATTACCGCCTCAAGCTCGGCGAGAGCAAGGTTGTGCTGCCGCCGGCTGCCAAGAAGAAGGGCCCGCGCTACACCCCGGTGTCGCGCCGCCACGAGCGGCCGAGCGCGATCCTGTGGCTGGTCCGCAACCACCCCGAATTGAAGGACGCGCAGATCATGCGCCTGGTCGGCACCACCAAGACCACCATCGCGAGCGTCCGCGACCGCACCCACTGGAATGCCTCCACGCTGACCCCGATGGACCCGGTGACGCTCGGCCTGTGCTCGCAGATCGAGCTCGATTTCGAGGTGCAGCGCGCCGCCAAGGAAAAGCCGGTGCCTGCGGCCTACGGCGGCGCGACGCTGCTGCCGGCCTCCGAGACCACCAAGAAGGAGCCGGAATTCGAGCCGAGCGAGAAGACGGAAGACGACCTCAACGTCGACGCCGTGTTCGCCAAGCTGAAGACGATCGGCGGCAAGAAGCAGGACGACGAAGAGGAGTAA
- a CDS encoding ATP-binding protein, translating into MATSDAPPTHSTLAWPPWAISISVVIVYFLAARLSLALIDKADGVAVFWPAAGVATGILVAFGPTVRWPVVIGVVVATFAANLLGDRNLASTTFFAVANAGEPVIVAGLIQRFYGAPFELNQLRRVFGLFGATIVTAFMSGIVGTLGFMYFHPSASSAVTIWRHWVASETLGTITVAPLVIGLASFLRKAPPRREIAEGTFALAIVATLCLLLVFLPHEPWTRELAIASLCPLFVWIAARVRAAFTAVATFMCAMTIVWTTIFAIGLFGDTRLPLEERILSAQATILATSFGALVLAALFSERRTHELAILEREHRLEEALRAGGVITFDWDLRIGLIRLSQNAAEILGLGPRQSLSSAEWVRQIHPDDRPSVTTRLNTARPDEHSHSMTFRFLRPDGRGEVWLEQIAVTHFDASGVPTRINGLTTDVTERMRFEEEISRAWKSAALADQAKTSFLSAASHDLRQPLQTLRFLQAALEPRLPDGEGRNLVGGIARSLDTMSSILSSLLDVNRLEAGDLRPSKRDFAINEVFDSLAADFLDSVAEKGVRWRLVRSKLLVRSDKGMLEAMLRNLLSNAVRYTDRGTILLGCRRAGDKIRIEVWDSGVGISQDQLPHIFQEYYQGAHGAERGGFGLGLAIVRRMGKILEHRIDVRSTSGRGTVFSIEVPRGDSSRDTMERARTPRFEREDFPDIILVVEDEKSVRASLSRLLKTKGIDAIVVATANDALARINRQEIRPDLLICDYNLRGSANGVDTVNALRAALGWNIPAIVMTGDIRSEVVDSVTAHGISVLIKPFLADELLQHITRLYRRSNPDNPTGPAS; encoded by the coding sequence ATGGCCACAAGTGATGCGCCTCCAACGCACTCGACTCTGGCGTGGCCGCCGTGGGCCATCTCCATCTCAGTCGTGATTGTTTATTTCCTCGCCGCGCGCCTTAGCCTCGCTCTGATCGACAAGGCGGACGGCGTCGCAGTGTTCTGGCCTGCAGCGGGCGTAGCCACCGGTATCCTAGTGGCGTTCGGGCCGACCGTTCGGTGGCCGGTCGTCATCGGCGTGGTCGTTGCCACTTTTGCAGCCAATCTGCTCGGCGACCGCAATCTTGCCAGCACGACGTTTTTTGCCGTGGCGAATGCGGGCGAACCCGTCATCGTCGCAGGGCTTATCCAGCGATTCTATGGCGCACCATTTGAGCTCAATCAGCTGCGTCGTGTCTTTGGATTGTTCGGCGCCACGATAGTTACAGCCTTTATGAGCGGTATCGTAGGCACGCTTGGATTTATGTACTTTCACCCCTCAGCCTCATCCGCCGTAACGATATGGCGTCACTGGGTCGCTTCCGAAACACTGGGTACTATTACGGTCGCACCGCTGGTGATTGGGCTCGCGTCGTTCTTGCGCAAGGCTCCGCCACGGCGCGAAATTGCGGAGGGGACCTTCGCGCTTGCGATCGTGGCTACGCTGTGTTTGCTCCTGGTCTTTCTGCCCCATGAGCCGTGGACTCGCGAACTGGCGATTGCCTCGCTCTGTCCGCTGTTTGTGTGGATCGCCGCCCGCGTTCGCGCCGCCTTTACAGCTGTGGCAACGTTCATGTGCGCAATGACGATTGTATGGACGACAATATTTGCCATTGGCCTCTTCGGCGATACCCGCTTGCCGCTTGAGGAGCGTATCCTGTCTGCTCAGGCGACCATTCTGGCCACTTCGTTCGGCGCGCTTGTGCTGGCGGCTCTGTTCAGCGAGCGACGGACACACGAACTCGCGATCCTCGAAAGAGAGCATCGACTGGAAGAAGCGCTTCGGGCCGGCGGTGTGATAACCTTTGATTGGGACCTTCGCATCGGCCTGATACGGCTGAGCCAGAACGCGGCCGAAATCCTGGGTCTTGGCCCGAGACAATCTCTCAGCAGCGCGGAATGGGTAAGACAAATCCATCCCGATGATCGCCCGTCGGTCACCACTCGCTTGAACACGGCCCGTCCGGACGAGCATTCACATTCGATGACGTTCCGATTTCTGCGGCCGGATGGACGCGGCGAAGTGTGGCTGGAGCAAATTGCAGTTACGCATTTTGACGCAAGCGGAGTGCCCACGCGTATCAACGGCCTGACGACCGACGTCACGGAGCGGATGCGATTTGAGGAAGAGATTTCCCGTGCCTGGAAATCAGCGGCGTTGGCAGATCAGGCAAAAACCAGCTTCCTGTCTGCCGCCAGCCATGACCTGCGACAACCGCTGCAAACGTTGAGATTCCTGCAAGCGGCACTTGAGCCGCGCCTCCCGGATGGAGAGGGACGCAACCTTGTCGGCGGAATAGCGCGATCTCTCGACACCATGTCCAGCATTCTGTCGAGCCTGCTCGATGTCAATCGTCTGGAGGCCGGGGACCTCCGTCCGTCGAAGCGCGACTTCGCGATCAATGAAGTGTTTGATTCCCTGGCAGCCGATTTCCTCGATTCCGTTGCCGAGAAGGGGGTGCGGTGGCGCCTGGTCCGTTCGAAACTCCTGGTCCGTAGCGACAAGGGAATGCTCGAAGCAATGTTGCGAAATCTGCTGTCGAACGCGGTGCGATATACAGATCGGGGAACAATTCTGCTGGGCTGCCGCCGCGCGGGCGACAAAATTCGGATCGAGGTCTGGGATAGCGGCGTCGGCATCTCGCAGGATCAACTGCCTCATATATTTCAGGAATACTATCAGGGCGCGCATGGTGCGGAGCGCGGCGGTTTCGGATTAGGTCTGGCCATCGTCAGACGTATGGGGAAGATACTGGAGCACAGGATCGATGTGCGCTCTACCTCCGGCAGGGGCACCGTGTTTTCGATTGAGGTTCCGCGCGGAGACTCAAGCCGCGATACGATGGAAAGAGCGCGGACGCCTAGATTTGAAAGGGAGGACTTCCCCGATATCATTCTTGTCGTTGAAGACGAGAAGAGTGTCCGGGCCTCGCTAAGTCGCCTGCTGAAAACGAAAGGCATAGACGCGATCGTGGTCGCCACTGCGAATGACGCGCTGGCGCGAATCAACCGGCAAGAAATCCGTCCCGACTTGCTGATATGCGACTACAATCTTCGCGGATCGGCCAACGGCGTTGATACTGTTAATGCCCTGCGCGCAGCACTTGGCTGGAACATCCCGGCCATTGTCATGACTGGCGACATCCGGTCGGAGGTCGTGGACTCGGTTACTGCACATGGCATTTCTGTCCTGATCAAGCCGTTCCTGGCGGACGAACTGCTGCAGCACATTACGCGGCTTTACCGGAGATCCAATCCCGACAATCCAACTGGCCCGGCCTCCTAA
- a CDS encoding SemiSWEET transporter, translating to MEQLAIKLLGFAAAACTTLAYAPQFVKVWRTRSTEDISLGMFLVMVLGILLWLLYGLLSGDAPLIVANAVTIVLAGGILWMKLKYG from the coding sequence ATGGAACAACTTGCTATCAAGCTGCTGGGGTTTGCGGCTGCAGCGTGCACGACCCTCGCTTATGCGCCGCAGTTCGTGAAAGTCTGGAGAACCCGCTCCACCGAAGACATTTCGCTTGGAATGTTCCTCGTCATGGTGCTCGGCATTCTGCTTTGGCTGTTGTACGGCCTGCTTTCCGGAGATGCGCCGCTGATCGTCGCGAATGCGGTTACGATCGTCCTGGCCGGCGGAATCCTCTGGATGAAGTTGAAGTACGGTTGA
- a CDS encoding alkylphosphonate utilization protein: MDIKVRDSNGALLAEGDSVTLIKDLKLKGSSTVLKRGTVIKNIHLTDDPDEIEGRTDKVKGLVLRTEFLKKA, translated from the coding sequence ATGGACATCAAGGTCAGGGATTCCAACGGCGCGCTGCTCGCCGAAGGCGACAGCGTCACGCTGATCAAGGATTTGAAGTTGAAGGGTTCGTCCACCGTGCTCAAGCGCGGCACCGTCATCAAGAACATCCACCTCACGGACGATCCCGACGAGATCGAAGGCCGCACCGACAAGGTCAAGGGCCTGGTGTTGCGCACGGAGTTCTTGAAGAAGGCGTGA
- a CDS encoding DUF6494 family protein, whose protein sequence is MNEDVFNASLRGFLKKVGITSQREIEKAVRDAIEAGKLKGNEKLPAKMVLTIGGVSLSHEISDEIELG, encoded by the coding sequence ATGAACGAAGACGTCTTCAATGCCAGCCTGCGCGGTTTCCTCAAGAAGGTCGGCATCACCTCGCAGCGCGAAATCGAAAAAGCCGTGCGCGACGCCATCGAGGCCGGTAAGCTCAAGGGCAATGAGAAGCTGCCGGCGAAGATGGTGCTGACGATCGGAGGCGTCAGCCTGTCGCATGAGATATCCGACGAGATCGAATTGGGTTGA
- a CDS encoding nitroreductase produces MDAAAKARYETDDRIGVLKELLNERYSVRAFLPQEVPRETIEHVLNVSQRTASWCNSQPWQVLIASGEAKEKFRKAIYAEAASGAKDDHDFAPPREYLGVYLERRRESGFQLYNTLGIARGDKMAYAKQALENYNFFGAPHVAIIHTDEPLGIYGAVDCGAYVSNFMLAAQALGLGTIPQAALARHSGLIRRHFKLADDRKVVCGISFGYADHSHKVNSYRTSRASVADTVTFID; encoded by the coding sequence ATGGACGCTGCGGCAAAGGCGCGTTACGAGACGGACGATCGCATCGGCGTGCTCAAGGAGCTCTTGAACGAACGCTATTCCGTTCGCGCCTTCCTGCCGCAGGAGGTACCGCGCGAGACCATTGAGCACGTATTGAACGTGTCGCAACGCACGGCGTCATGGTGCAACAGCCAGCCCTGGCAGGTGCTGATTGCGAGCGGCGAGGCCAAGGAGAAGTTTCGCAAGGCGATCTATGCCGAGGCCGCCTCCGGCGCCAAGGACGATCATGATTTCGCGCCGCCGCGCGAATATCTCGGCGTCTATCTGGAGCGCCGCCGCGAGAGCGGGTTTCAGCTCTACAACACGCTCGGCATCGCGCGCGGCGACAAGATGGCGTATGCGAAGCAGGCGCTGGAGAACTACAATTTCTTCGGCGCGCCGCATGTCGCGATCATCCACACCGACGAGCCCCTCGGTATCTACGGCGCGGTCGATTGCGGCGCCTATGTCTCCAACTTCATGCTGGCGGCGCAGGCGCTCGGCCTCGGCACTATTCCGCAGGCCGCACTGGCGCGGCATTCCGGGCTGATCCGGCGGCACTTCAAGCTCGCCGACGATCGCAAGGTGGTTTGCGGTATTTCGTTCGGCTACGCCGACCATTCCCACAAGGTGAATAGTTACCGCACCTCGCGGGCGAGCGTTGCCGATACCGTGACGTTCATCGATTAG
- a CDS encoding acyl-CoA dehydrogenase — protein MNFDDTPQEAEFRTTARKWIDANAPRQYEAELSKSSLGRIRLEKEEIVDVGKAWQKKKAEGGWACLHWPKEYGGRGATPIEKVIWQQEEGVYGKLTQPFQIGEGMCGPTVMAFGSEEHKRHYLPKLASGEHIWCQLFSEPAGGSDVAGLRTRAEKQGDNWIVNGQKIWTSGAHYSDYGLLITRTDPNVPKHKGLTMFFLDMKSKGVEVRPIKQANGMQEFNEVYFTDVVIPDHQRLGAVGDGWNVSLTTLMNERMSIGSRLATGFPEMFEFCSNLMTDDGLAIDDPATRSKLAGWAVKASGLKYTSYRAISSLSKGERPGPENSIGKLVSGSMLQDIATYAMDLQGAAGALTGADEQEASGQFQQMLLSSPSMRIAGGTDEILRNIIAERVLGLPGDIRVDKDVPFNKIPTKGR, from the coding sequence ATGAACTTCGATGACACCCCGCAGGAAGCCGAATTCCGCACTACCGCGCGCAAATGGATCGACGCCAACGCGCCGAGGCAATACGAGGCGGAGCTGTCAAAGTCCTCGCTCGGCCGTATCCGGCTGGAGAAGGAAGAGATCGTCGATGTCGGCAAGGCCTGGCAGAAGAAGAAGGCCGAAGGCGGCTGGGCCTGCCTGCACTGGCCGAAGGAATATGGCGGCCGCGGCGCGACCCCGATCGAGAAGGTGATCTGGCAGCAGGAAGAGGGCGTCTACGGCAAGCTGACGCAGCCGTTCCAGATCGGCGAGGGCATGTGCGGCCCCACCGTGATGGCGTTCGGCAGCGAGGAGCACAAGCGTCATTATCTGCCGAAGCTTGCTTCCGGCGAACATATCTGGTGCCAGCTGTTCTCCGAGCCGGCCGGCGGCTCCGACGTCGCAGGCTTGCGCACGCGAGCGGAAAAGCAGGGCGACAACTGGATCGTCAACGGCCAGAAGATCTGGACCTCGGGCGCGCACTACTCTGATTACGGTCTTCTGATCACGCGCACCGATCCCAATGTGCCGAAGCACAAGGGCCTGACGATGTTCTTCCTCGACATGAAGAGCAAGGGCGTCGAGGTGCGGCCGATCAAGCAGGCCAACGGCATGCAGGAGTTCAACGAGGTCTATTTCACCGATGTGGTGATTCCCGATCACCAGCGTCTCGGCGCCGTCGGCGACGGCTGGAATGTGTCGCTGACCACGCTGATGAACGAGCGCATGTCGATCGGTTCGCGGCTCGCGACGGGTTTCCCCGAAATGTTCGAGTTCTGCTCGAACCTGATGACCGATGACGGGCTCGCGATCGACGATCCGGCGACGCGTTCGAAGCTTGCGGGCTGGGCGGTGAAGGCGAGCGGCTTGAAATACACCAGCTACCGCGCGATTTCGTCGCTCTCCAAGGGCGAGCGTCCGGGCCCGGAAAATTCCATCGGTAAACTGGTCTCCGGTTCGATGCTGCAGGATATCGCGACTTACGCGATGGATCTTCAGGGTGCGGCCGGCGCGCTGACCGGCGCTGACGAGCAGGAGGCGAGCGGGCAGTTCCAGCAGATGCTGCTGTCTTCGCCCTCGATGCGCATCGCCGGCGGCACCGATGAAATCCTGCGCAACATCATCGCCGAACGGGTGCTCGGCCTGCCCGGCGATATCCGCGTCGACAAGGACGTGCCGTTCAACAAGATCCCGACCAAGGGGCGATGA
- a CDS encoding acyl-CoA dehydrogenase — translation MNFDDTPQEAAFRAEAKAWISANAPKQYEEELRKSSLGRTVLKGANILEVAKAWQKKKADAGWACLHWPKEYGGRGSSPIERVIWQQEEGPFGKLSGMFIIGHGMCGPTMMAFAGEEQKRKYLPPLASGEKVWCQLFSEPAGGSDVAGLRTRAEKNGDDWIINGQKIWTSGAHYSDYGILLTRTDPNVAKHKGLTMFFLDMKSPGVEVRPIKQASGQSDFNEVYFTDVKIPDSQRLGTVNDGWNVSLTTLMNERMSIGAGVSTGFPELFDFCNSLMLEDGPAIEDRSVRSKLANYAVKASGLRYTSMRAISALSKGERPGPENSIGKLVAGSMVQEVAMYALDLQGAAGVLSGPEEAEVAGKFQAMLLRAPGTRVEGGTDEIMRNIIAERVLGLPGDIRVDKDVPFNKIPTKGRA, via the coding sequence ATGAACTTCGACGACACCCCGCAGGAAGCCGCGTTCCGCGCAGAAGCCAAGGCGTGGATCTCCGCCAACGCGCCGAAGCAATATGAGGAAGAACTTCGAAAGTCCTCGCTCGGCCGCACCGTGCTCAAGGGCGCCAATATTCTCGAGGTCGCAAAGGCCTGGCAGAAGAAGAAGGCCGACGCCGGCTGGGCGTGCCTGCACTGGCCGAAGGAATATGGCGGCCGTGGATCATCGCCGATCGAGCGCGTGATCTGGCAGCAGGAAGAGGGCCCGTTCGGCAAGCTCTCCGGCATGTTCATCATCGGCCACGGCATGTGTGGGCCAACCATGATGGCGTTCGCCGGCGAGGAGCAGAAGCGCAAATACCTGCCGCCGCTGGCCTCGGGCGAAAAAGTCTGGTGTCAACTATTCTCCGAACCCGCCGGCGGCTCCGACGTCGCAGGTCTGCGCACCCGCGCCGAGAAGAACGGCGACGACTGGATCATCAACGGCCAGAAGATATGGACCTCGGGCGCGCATTACTCTGATTACGGCATCCTGCTGACGCGAACCGATCCGAACGTCGCCAAGCACAAGGGCCTCACCATGTTCTTCCTGGACATGAAGAGCCCGGGCGTCGAGGTGCGGCCGATCAAGCAGGCCAGCGGCCAGTCCGACTTCAACGAGGTCTATTTTACCGATGTGAAGATTCCGGATTCGCAGCGGCTAGGCACCGTCAATGACGGCTGGAACGTCTCGCTGACCACGCTGATGAACGAGCGCATGTCGATCGGCGCCGGCGTCTCGACCGGCTTCCCGGAACTGTTCGACTTCTGCAACAGCCTGATGCTGGAAGATGGACCCGCGATCGAGGATCGCAGCGTCCGCTCGAAGCTTGCGAATTATGCGGTGAAGGCCAGTGGCCTCCGATACACCAGCATGCGCGCGATCTCGGCGCTGTCGAAAGGCGAGCGTCCGGGGCCGGAAAATTCCATCGGCAAACTGGTTGCGGGATCGATGGTCCAGGAAGTCGCGATGTATGCGCTCGACCTGCAGGGCGCCGCTGGCGTGCTGAGCGGGCCTGAAGAGGCCGAGGTTGCAGGCAAATTCCAGGCGATGCTGCTGCGCGCGCCGGGCACCCGCGTCGAGGGCGGTACCGACGAGATCATGCGCAACATCATCGCCGAGCGCGTGCTTGGCCTGCCCGGCGACATCAGGGTCGACAAGGACGTGCCGTTCAACAAGATCCCGACCAAGGGAAGAGCGTAA
- a CDS encoding acyl-CoA dehydrogenase family protein, which yields MNFDFSDEQKQMRDEARKFLAEKCPPKAVREVLDGKAPYDKTLWKGLAEMGFLGVAIPEEFGGAGAGHLELCVIAEEMGRANAPVPFSSTVYLAAEALLLAGSDAQKQKWLPKIASGEAIGTLALFEGKGNPSPKAIKLQASGGTLSGVKKPVPDGAIADFAVVAARTGSTGRDSDISLFLVDLKTGGVEAKSLTNVDPTRGQAELTFKNAKAEPLGAAGDGWSILTQVLDRAAVLLAFEQVGGSDRALEMGRDYALDRIAFGRPIGSFQAVKHILADMYVSATLARSNCYYGAWALSTNASELPEAAAAARISATQAFQHCSKNNIQVHGGMGFTWEFDCHMYYRRANTTALTLGSLSYWEDQLIDRMRKKNAA from the coding sequence ATGAACTTCGATTTCTCCGACGAACAAAAACAGATGCGCGACGAGGCGAGGAAGTTTCTCGCCGAAAAATGCCCGCCGAAGGCCGTGCGTGAGGTACTCGACGGCAAGGCGCCGTACGACAAGACGCTGTGGAAGGGCCTCGCCGAGATGGGTTTTCTCGGCGTCGCGATCCCCGAAGAATTCGGCGGCGCGGGCGCGGGCCATCTCGAGCTCTGCGTGATCGCGGAGGAAATGGGTCGCGCGAATGCGCCGGTGCCGTTCTCGTCCACCGTCTACCTCGCTGCTGAGGCTTTGTTGCTGGCAGGTTCGGACGCGCAGAAGCAGAAATGGCTGCCGAAGATTGCGAGCGGCGAAGCGATCGGCACGCTGGCGCTGTTCGAGGGCAAGGGCAATCCGTCGCCGAAGGCGATCAAGCTGCAGGCCTCCGGCGGCACGCTCAGTGGCGTGAAGAAACCGGTGCCGGATGGCGCGATCGCCGATTTCGCCGTGGTCGCCGCGCGTACCGGCTCCACGGGTCGCGATTCCGATATCTCGCTGTTCCTGGTCGACCTGAAGACCGGCGGCGTCGAAGCCAAATCGCTGACCAATGTCGATCCGACCCGAGGCCAGGCCGAACTCACCTTCAAGAACGCCAAGGCCGAGCCGCTCGGTGCCGCCGGTGACGGCTGGAGCATTTTGACCCAGGTGCTCGACCGCGCGGCAGTGCTGCTGGCGTTCGAACAGGTCGGCGGCTCCGATCGCGCGCTCGAAATGGGCCGCGACTATGCGCTGGATCGTATCGCGTTCGGCCGGCCGATCGGTTCGTTCCAGGCGGTGAAGCACATCCTCGCCGACATGTATGTCTCGGCGACGCTGGCGCGCTCGAACTGCTACTACGGCGCCTGGGCGCTCTCGACCAACGCCTCCGAGTTGCCCGAAGCAGCAGCCGCTGCGCGCATCAGCGCGACGCAGGCGTTCCAGCACTGCTCCAAGAACAACATCCAGGTTCACGGCGGCATGGGTTTCACCTGGGAGTTCGACTGCCACATGTACTACCGCCGCGCCAACACGACCGCGCTGACGCTCGGCAGCCTGTCGTACTGGGAAGATCAGTTGATCGACCGCATGCGCAAGAAGAACGCGGCGTAG